Part of the Oscillibacter hominis genome is shown below.
TCTCCGGCTCAAAGTACCCCTTCATGTCGTACTTGTTGTAACCGGAGTAGTCGGACAGAACCCGGCCCTCCAGAGAATAGCTACGGATGAACCGCTTGCCGTCCACAGAGGTCCAGTTCTCAGCATCCCAGCTGAGATAGCCGTCCTCGTCGCTCTTTTTCTCGGCAAAGATCAGGTCGACCTGCCGATTGTGGTTAGCCACCAGGTCAATGAGCTCCTCGGTGGTCAAATCCTTTTCGCATTTTTCAATGACGTCGTTGACTTTCATATGCTCGCTTCCTTCTTTTAGCCCACATATCCGGCCTTCTGGAGAATCTCCAGGGCCTTGGCATGGTTGGCCTCACTCATCATTACCAGGGGACCGGTGCAGCCCATGCCGGACTCAGCATAAATGCCGGCCTTCCACAGGGCTTTCACGGCGTCCTCCAGATCCATGACCTCGATGCCAGGGATGCTGGCGGTGACAGGTTCTGCGGGAGGCGCCTTGACCTCTTCCTCCTCAGCAGCAGGCTTGGCCGCAGCCTTGCGGGCCTCCAGGATTTTGCTCAATCCCGCTTTTTCTGCCTTGGCAAACTCCTCGGCCGCAACCTGGAACACCTTGCCCCGCACCAGCTGGGCGGCAAATTCCAGAGCGTTGGCAATCAAGGGTGCGCCGGAAGCGCGGGAGATGATGAGGATCAGCTTTTCGTAGCCCTTTCCGATGCCGGGGCCGTAGCCGTATCCCGTGGCTTCAAAGCTGCCGCCGGTGGTGTAGGCGGAGAGCATCTTGATCAGCACGTTGCCGGTCAAAGAATCGGTGACCATGACGTCGGGTGTACCCTGCAGCACATCGTTGCCGCGCATGACAGCGCCGCCGTCGGCCCGTGCGGAGTTTGCGAACTGGAACTCATAGCCGCCCTCCTGCAGCTGCTTAAGGGCCATCTCGGTCTGGCGGGCGCCGTCCACATTCAGGATGCCCACGGTGGGATTCTGGACGCCGGATGCCTTGGCCGCGATGATGCCGTAAACGGCATTTTTGATCATACCCTCAATGCGGTCGGCGCTGGAGGTACCAGTGGTGTTGGCCACAAACATCTCCTTGCCCTTGGCAGGGGTAACGACCCGGCCCACGGTGGAAACACCGATGGGGAACGGGAAATGCATGGTGACCGCGCCGTCCACCTCGTGGTTTTCCACCATCTGCTCCATCTTCTTGTGGCCCTCGTCCTCATCCGCCACTTTGACGGTGGTGACGCCTTCCGCCTCCAGAGTGCCGATGTAGTACACATCCACACCGCGGGCGGCAGCCATCTTGGCGGCGGCCATGGCGTTTTCCTCGCCATGCTCGCTGCCCATGCCGGTCAGGGCAATCTTGGGGCGGACGCCGTAGGAACCGTTTTCCAGGCCCTCAGCCATCTCCAAGAATGCCTTGGCAATGGTTTTTTCCAAATTACTCATGCTTTGCCTCCCTTATTCGGCCTGAGCCATCAAAGTGGCGGCAAACTCCTTCATGGCCTTGGCAATCATGCCCTTGACCTCTTCCTCACTGACGCCGGCATTGTCGCCCTCGCCGGAGTTCTTCTGAATTACAAAGGAGACGCCGTCAAAGAGGTTGGTCATGCGGCCCAGGAACAAAGACCCCTTGCCGATGATCATCACACGCTGGATGGCGCCGGCCAGGATATCCTCACGGGCAAAGCCGATGTAAGGAACGCCAGAGGGGATGTGGCCCTGGGTGGGAGCCCAGCCGGTGAGGCCGTGCTCGACGGTGAACTTGGCCAGGTCCGTCTTGGCGATGTCGCCCCGCTTGACAGCCAGAGCAGCGATCATCTTGTAGTTGGCCAGAGGCACGTCACCAGCGCCGGCGGGCTTGGTGATGTCGGGGTTCTGCATCTCGGGGGAGAACTTGTCGATGTCAGTGACCTTCAGGCCGGCGCGCTCCAGCGGCTCAGTGACCAGGGAGCCGATGACAGCCTGAGGAGCGGATCCGGTGCCCACCGTGTGGCGGCCCAGGATTTCCAGGTTGATCTCAGGGTTCACGCCGTCATTCTGGGTGACCACGACGGCGAATCCGCCCACCATGTCCTCCAGGATGGGCAGGCCCTTCTTCACGTGGTCCTTGCCGTTCATGCCCAACTTGGCGGTGCAGCCGCCAGCGGTGACGATGACGGTCTTATAGGCGCCGGACTCCACCAGAGCGGCAGCCTCAATCATAGCGTGGGAAGGACCGGCGCAGAATCCGCGGGCGTCAGAACCGGTGGCGCAGCTCAGTCCAGCAATCTCAGCAGCAGCCTTGGCAAAGTTGCCGCCGCCGCGCTGGTTCATATCGCCGCAGGCCTCTTCGCAGCAGTCAATGACGTACTCCACCTCATCCTTGCTGATTCCGGCGTTCTTCACGGCAGACAGCAGGGCCAGCACGGAAGATGCCTTGGAGACAATGTTTTCGTGCATCACATGGGCGGACAGGTTCACGTCGATGTCGTGGGCGCGGTTGACGCAGCCCACCAGCTTGTCGTGATGGTAGAGGCCCTCGGAGTG
Proteins encoded:
- the grdC gene encoding glycine/sarcosine/betaine reductase complex component C subunit beta; translation: MKSVIKGAGYILVHTPDMVIHNGTTQTTERIVNPDGDYLKELPSHIRSFEQTLSYWPNQVYIGNKTPEDLAGVEQPWHDKTCDVSERYGKFGQIMPQEEFLLLMQACDVFDLVKMDKDFVAEHKAALAANPLIDETIMARINDGVDGAEVARLVAEEHSEGLYHHDKLVGCVNRAHDIDVNLSAHVMHENIVSKASSVLALLSAVKNAGISKDEVEYVIDCCEEACGDMNQRGGGNFAKAAAEIAGLSCATGSDARGFCAGPSHAMIEAAALVESGAYKTVIVTAGGCTAKLGMNGKDHVKKGLPILEDMVGGFAVVVTQNDGVNPEINLEILGRHTVGTGSAPQAVIGSLVTEPLERAGLKVTDIDKFSPEMQNPDITKPAGAGDVPLANYKMIAALAVKRGDIAKTDLAKFTVEHGLTGWAPTQGHIPSGVPYIGFAREDILAGAIQRVMIIGKGSLFLGRMTNLFDGVSFVIQKNSGEGDNAGVSEEEVKGMIAKAMKEFAATLMAQAE
- the grdD gene encoding glycine/sarcosine/betaine reductase complex component C subunit alpha — protein: MSNLEKTIAKAFLEMAEGLENGSYGVRPKIALTGMGSEHGEENAMAAAKMAAARGVDVYYIGTLEAEGVTTVKVADEDEGHKKMEQMVENHEVDGAVTMHFPFPIGVSTVGRVVTPAKGKEMFVANTTGTSSADRIEGMIKNAVYGIIAAKASGVQNPTVGILNVDGARQTEMALKQLQEGGYEFQFANSARADGGAVMRGNDVLQGTPDVMVTDSLTGNVLIKMLSAYTTGGSFEATGYGYGPGIGKGYEKLILIISRASGAPLIANALEFAAQLVRGKVFQVAAEEFAKAEKAGLSKILEARKAAAKPAAEEEEVKAPPAEPVTASIPGIEVMDLEDAVKALWKAGIYAESGMGCTGPLVMMSEANHAKALEILQKAGYVG